Genomic segment of Oscillospiraceae bacterium:
CAGTAAAACGGCATTTTTATGATCCTGAAGAACGATAACGAGATCGCCGCCGTTATCACCGATTCCTTTTTGGGAATAATCAAAGCCGATCAGCTTAATGATATACGGGAAATTTTCGCCGCTACCTCCGAAACTGTAGTTGATATCACCGGGCAGTGTATCCGGCGTAAAAAGCACCCGGCCCTGATACTCCACGTCGTCATCGGTGATGACCGTGACGACATCTCCGGCAGAGAGATAAGCGGAATCGCTGGAACTGCCGTTGTAGATATGAGTGAGGTCACCGTTGCTTTCAACGGTCGCCGCCTGTTCATATGCTTTGACTGCGGCTCCTTCAGTCAGATAACGGCTGAGCCAGGTGATTTCACCCGAGATAGGCGCTTTGATAAAGCATGCGTCATATTTAGCCTGAGCCGCGTTATATCGGTCTTTTAATATCTGATAATTATATTGGAAGTCGCTATAATTGTTTTTGGATGTAAGTAACAGGTTGTCATAAGTGGCTTTGAGCATTTCGGCATTCAGGCGGAGTTGTTCGTTTTTATTTTTGGAAGACTCATAATCATTTTGCGCCTGCTGCCATTTCAACTGAGCAAGAGCCACTTCACCGCCGCCTTCGGCGGCTGTTTTTGCCTGATTGAGCTTGATCTCCGCGACGTCAAGCTCCTGTTTCGCTTTGGCTAAATCCACTTTGTATTTCTCCGCTTCTACAAGCGTAGCAAGGACGTCGCCGGCTTTGACTTTGGCACCCCATTCGATATTGACCTTTTTAATCGTTCCGCTCACTTTATAATAGGCTGTCGCCGCTTTTGTCGAACGATATGTAGAAGCCGTTGTGGATTTAATGGTCTTTTTAATATCGCCGCGTATGGTTTGACGCGTAACATAATCGTTGGCGAGATCGCCCGAAACTGCGGGCGGTGTGAGAGTGCTTTTGGGACCTCTCTGCGAACAACCGGGCATCAGCCCCAGCAAAAGCGAAAATGACAAAGCCCAAATAACTATTTTTTTCACAAATCGGCCTCCCAAAGACGATTTTTATAACGGCTACATTATAATATCATTTTACAATGATGTCAATCTTGCCCACTGAAAATTACTGATTCCATCACAAAAAAATCACGGAAAATCTTGGGGCACCCCCTTGACAACAGGCGGGAGCGGGTATAAAATGTGCTTAGCACTCACAAAAGGTTAGTGCTAATTTTACGATTAAATTATTTCTTCACAGGGAGGAAAAGAACATGAAGATCAAACCGTTGGCCGACAGAGTCGTTCTGAAGCTGGTCGAGGCGGAAGAAACCACAAAGAGCGGCATTATTCTGGCCGGCTCCGCAAAAGAAAAGCCCCAGGTCGCCGAAGTGATAG
This window contains:
- a CDS encoding biotin/lipoyl-binding protein; protein product: MKKIVIWALSFSLLLGLMPGCSQRGPKSTLTPPAVSGDLANDYVTRQTIRGDIKKTIKSTTASTYRSTKAATAYYKVSGTIKKVNIEWGAKVKAGDVLATLVEAEKYKVDLAKAKQELDVAEIKLNQAKTAAEGGGEVALAQLKWQQAQNDYESSKNKNEQLRLNAEMLKATYDNLLLTSKNNYSDFQYNYQILKDRYNAAQAKYDACFIKAPISGEITWLSRYLTEGAAVKAYEQAATVESNGDLTHIYNGSSSDSAYLSAGDVVTVITDDDVEYQGRVLFTPDTLPGDINYSFGGSGENFPYIIKLIGFDYSQKGIGDNGGDLVIVLQDHKNAVLLESYLLKSYKDENNRDIYYVNVLINGVPIKKPITIGIKNNDYTEVTSGLDEGAEVIYIAS